A genomic segment from Cinclus cinclus chromosome 11, bCinCin1.1, whole genome shotgun sequence encodes:
- the SIAH1 gene encoding E3 ubiquitin-protein ligase SIAH1 isoform X3 translates to MSRQTATALPTGTSKCTPSQRVPALTGTTASNNDLASLFECPVCFDYVLPPILQCQSGHLVCSNCRPKLTCCPTCRGPLGSIRNLAMEKVANSVLFPCKYASSGCEITLPHTEKADHEELCEFRPYSCPCPGASCKWQGSLDAVMPHLMHQHKSITTLQGEDIVFLATDINLPGAVDWVMMQSCFGFHFMLVLEKQEKYDGHQQFFAIVQLIGTRKQAENFAYRLELNGHRRRLTWEATPRSIHEGIATAIMNSDCLVFDTSIAQLFAENGNLGINVTISMC, encoded by the coding sequence ATGAGCCGTCAGACTGCTACAGCACTACCCACAGGTACCTCCAAGTGCACGCCATCGCAGAGGGTGCCCGCGCTGACGGGCACCACAGCTTCCAACAATGACTTGGCCAGTCTCTTCGAGTGTCCCGTGTGCTTTGACTATGTGCTGCCACCCATCCTGCAGTGTCAGAGTGGCCATCTGGTCTGTAGCAACTGTCGCCCCAAACTCACGTGCTGCCCCACTTGCCGAGGCCCGCTGGGCTCCATCCGTAACCTGGCTATGGAGAAAGTTGCCAATTCCGTACTATTCCCGTGTAAATACGCCTCTTCCGGCTGCGAGATAACTTTGCCGCACACGGAAAAAGCAGACCACGAGGAGCTGTGTGAGTTTAGGCCTTACTCCTGCCCCTGTCCCGGTGCTTCGTGTAAATGGCAAGGCTCTCTGGATGCTGTAATGCCGCACCTGATGCATCAGCACAAGTCAATTACAACGCTGCAGGGAGAAGATATAGTGTTCCTGGCCACGGACATTAATCTTCCTGGTGCTGTTGACTGGGTTATGATGCAGTCTTGTTTTGGCTTTCATTTCATGCTAGTGttggagaaacaggaaaaatatgatGGGCACCAGCAGTTCTTTGCAATTGTACAGCTGATAGGAACACGCAAGCAAGCGGAAAACTTTGCTTATCGACTCGAGCTAAACGGGCATAGGCGGCGATTGACTTGGGAAGCAACTCCTCGATCCATTCATGAGGGAATTGCAACAGCCATTATGAATAGTGACTGTCTAGTCTTTGACACCAGCATTGCACAGCTCTTCGCAGAAAATGGCAATTTAGGCATCAACGTAACTATATCCATGTGTTGA
- the SIAH1 gene encoding E3 ubiquitin-protein ligase SIAH1 isoform X2, translated as MKQLPSNTKMSRQTATALPTGTSKCTPSQRVPALTGTTASNNDLASLFECPVCFDYVLPPILQCQSGHLVCSNCRPKLTCCPTCRGPLGSIRNLAMEKVANSVLFPCKYASSGCEITLPHTEKADHEELCEFRPYSCPCPGASCKWQGSLDAVMPHLMHQHKSITTLQGEDIVFLATDINLPGAVDWVMMQSCFGFHFMLVLEKQEKYDGHQQFFAIVQLIGTRKQAENFAYRLELNGHRRRLTWEATPRSIHEGIATAIMNSDCLVFDTSIAQLFAENGNLGINVTISMC; from the exons ATGAAGCAATTGCCAAGCAATACAA AAATGAGCCGTCAGACTGCTACAGCACTACCCACAGGTACCTCCAAGTGCACGCCATCGCAGAGGGTGCCCGCGCTGACGGGCACCACAGCTTCCAACAATGACTTGGCCAGTCTCTTCGAGTGTCCCGTGTGCTTTGACTATGTGCTGCCACCCATCCTGCAGTGTCAGAGTGGCCATCTGGTCTGTAGCAACTGTCGCCCCAAACTCACGTGCTGCCCCACTTGCCGAGGCCCGCTGGGCTCCATCCGTAACCTGGCTATGGAGAAAGTTGCCAATTCCGTACTATTCCCGTGTAAATACGCCTCTTCCGGCTGCGAGATAACTTTGCCGCACACGGAAAAAGCAGACCACGAGGAGCTGTGTGAGTTTAGGCCTTACTCCTGCCCCTGTCCCGGTGCTTCGTGTAAATGGCAAGGCTCTCTGGATGCTGTAATGCCGCACCTGATGCATCAGCACAAGTCAATTACAACGCTGCAGGGAGAAGATATAGTGTTCCTGGCCACGGACATTAATCTTCCTGGTGCTGTTGACTGGGTTATGATGCAGTCTTGTTTTGGCTTTCATTTCATGCTAGTGttggagaaacaggaaaaatatgatGGGCACCAGCAGTTCTTTGCAATTGTACAGCTGATAGGAACACGCAAGCAAGCGGAAAACTTTGCTTATCGACTCGAGCTAAACGGGCATAGGCGGCGATTGACTTGGGAAGCAACTCCTCGATCCATTCATGAGGGAATTGCAACAGCCATTATGAATAGTGACTGTCTAGTCTTTGACACCAGCATTGCACAGCTCTTCGCAGAAAATGGCAATTTAGGCATCAACGTAACTATATCCATGTGTTGA
- the SIAH1 gene encoding E3 ubiquitin-protein ligase SIAH1 isoform X1, translating into MTGRSASSGPYSWKGVWSACLPGSKTCKGKEMSRQTATALPTGTSKCTPSQRVPALTGTTASNNDLASLFECPVCFDYVLPPILQCQSGHLVCSNCRPKLTCCPTCRGPLGSIRNLAMEKVANSVLFPCKYASSGCEITLPHTEKADHEELCEFRPYSCPCPGASCKWQGSLDAVMPHLMHQHKSITTLQGEDIVFLATDINLPGAVDWVMMQSCFGFHFMLVLEKQEKYDGHQQFFAIVQLIGTRKQAENFAYRLELNGHRRRLTWEATPRSIHEGIATAIMNSDCLVFDTSIAQLFAENGNLGINVTISMC; encoded by the exons ATGACGGGCAGATCTGCCTCCAGCGGGCCGTATTCCTGGAAGGGCGTCTGGTCTGCGTGCTTGCCGGGGAGTAAAACCTGCAAGGGGAAAG AAATGAGCCGTCAGACTGCTACAGCACTACCCACAGGTACCTCCAAGTGCACGCCATCGCAGAGGGTGCCCGCGCTGACGGGCACCACAGCTTCCAACAATGACTTGGCCAGTCTCTTCGAGTGTCCCGTGTGCTTTGACTATGTGCTGCCACCCATCCTGCAGTGTCAGAGTGGCCATCTGGTCTGTAGCAACTGTCGCCCCAAACTCACGTGCTGCCCCACTTGCCGAGGCCCGCTGGGCTCCATCCGTAACCTGGCTATGGAGAAAGTTGCCAATTCCGTACTATTCCCGTGTAAATACGCCTCTTCCGGCTGCGAGATAACTTTGCCGCACACGGAAAAAGCAGACCACGAGGAGCTGTGTGAGTTTAGGCCTTACTCCTGCCCCTGTCCCGGTGCTTCGTGTAAATGGCAAGGCTCTCTGGATGCTGTAATGCCGCACCTGATGCATCAGCACAAGTCAATTACAACGCTGCAGGGAGAAGATATAGTGTTCCTGGCCACGGACATTAATCTTCCTGGTGCTGTTGACTGGGTTATGATGCAGTCTTGTTTTGGCTTTCATTTCATGCTAGTGttggagaaacaggaaaaatatgatGGGCACCAGCAGTTCTTTGCAATTGTACAGCTGATAGGAACACGCAAGCAAGCGGAAAACTTTGCTTATCGACTCGAGCTAAACGGGCATAGGCGGCGATTGACTTGGGAAGCAACTCCTCGATCCATTCATGAGGGAATTGCAACAGCCATTATGAATAGTGACTGTCTAGTCTTTGACACCAGCATTGCACAGCTCTTCGCAGAAAATGGCAATTTAGGCATCAACGTAACTATATCCATGTGTTGA